A DNA window from Stutzerimonas stutzeri contains the following coding sequences:
- the ung gene encoding uracil-DNA glycosylase: MTQDDRIRLEAGWKDALREEFDKPYMHELGAFLRREKAAGKTIYPPGPMIFNALNSTPLEQVKVVILGQDPYHGPGQAHGLCFSVQPGVTPPPSLQNIFKELKRDLNLDMPRHGYLQYWAEQGVLMLNTSLTVEQGVAVSHAKAGWQQFTDRIIEVVGERRPHLVFMLWGAHAQSKSKLIDATRHLMLKSVHPSPLSAHRGFIGNGHFSRSNQFLAQQGMQPIDWQLPAEV, translated from the coding sequence ATGACTCAAGACGATCGCATCAGGCTCGAGGCAGGATGGAAGGATGCGCTGCGCGAGGAGTTCGACAAGCCGTACATGCACGAGCTCGGCGCTTTTCTCCGGCGCGAGAAGGCAGCTGGCAAGACGATCTATCCGCCGGGCCCGATGATTTTCAACGCGCTCAACTCGACTCCGTTGGAGCAGGTCAAGGTGGTCATTCTTGGGCAGGACCCCTACCACGGACCCGGACAGGCTCACGGTCTGTGCTTCTCGGTACAGCCAGGCGTAACGCCGCCGCCATCACTACAGAACATCTTCAAAGAGCTGAAGCGTGATCTGAATCTGGATATGCCGCGGCATGGCTACCTGCAGTATTGGGCGGAACAAGGCGTGCTCATGCTCAACACATCGCTGACCGTGGAGCAGGGCGTGGCCGTGTCGCACGCGAAGGCGGGCTGGCAGCAGTTCACCGATCGCATCATCGAGGTGGTGGGCGAGCGGCGCCCGCATCTGGTGTTCATGCTTTGGGGGGCACATGCGCAATCGAAATCGAAGCTGATCGATGCGACGCGGCATCTCATGCTGAAGTCTGTGCACCCGTCACCGTTATCGGCACACCGCGGTTTCATTGGCAACGGCCATTTCAGTCGCTCCAACCAATTTCTAGCCCAGCAAGGGATGCAGCCTATCGATTGGCAGCTGCCGGCAGAGGTGTGA
- a CDS encoding ABC transporter substrate-binding protein: protein MNRITLLALGLGFCLTAQAADPITLGLNYPRTGSYKEEGLAQMRGALMAIDEINQAGGVLGRPLQLISRNTASRPDKAIANVDKMADEGVAMLFGGVSSAVAIAASKRAKERGLLYFGTLTYSNDTTGKDGHRYMFRECNNAWMSARVLGQYLNENLPGKTYFYITSDYTWGHTSESSLRQATGTVDANKHQGVKTAFPGARLSDYRAALEKAANSGAEVLVLVLFGEDMVRAMRIADELGLNKKMQIAVPNLTLSMVELAGPDIMRGVLGTEPWTWRVPELEGSDLGKAFVRNFGDRYQTHPSSSAASAYSIVYQWADAATRAKSIGSEQVISALENHSYSLLKGQQQWRGFDHQNVQTVYAVRVKPREDVLKDRFKQDYFEIVHRLSGEQAAPTLAEWQEERRVGGQPARLQ, encoded by the coding sequence ATGAACCGGATTACCCTTTTGGCGCTAGGGCTGGGGTTCTGTCTTACGGCTCAAGCTGCCGACCCCATCACGCTCGGTCTCAACTATCCCCGCACCGGCAGTTACAAGGAAGAAGGTCTGGCGCAGATGCGCGGCGCCTTGATGGCTATCGACGAGATCAACCAGGCCGGAGGCGTGCTTGGCCGTCCCCTGCAACTGATCAGCCGCAATACCGCCTCGCGCCCCGACAAAGCCATCGCTAACGTCGACAAGATGGCTGACGAAGGCGTAGCCATGCTCTTCGGGGGCGTATCCAGCGCGGTTGCGATCGCTGCCAGCAAACGAGCGAAGGAACGTGGACTGCTCTACTTCGGCACGCTGACGTACTCCAACGACACCACAGGCAAGGACGGCCATCGCTACATGTTTCGCGAATGCAACAACGCCTGGATGAGTGCACGGGTGCTGGGCCAGTACCTTAACGAGAATCTGCCTGGCAAGACGTACTTCTACATCACCTCGGATTACACCTGGGGCCATACCAGCGAAAGCTCGCTACGCCAGGCCACCGGGACCGTAGACGCAAACAAGCATCAGGGGGTTAAAACCGCCTTCCCCGGCGCCCGTCTTTCCGACTATCGAGCCGCACTGGAAAAGGCCGCCAACAGTGGCGCCGAGGTACTGGTGCTGGTGCTGTTCGGCGAAGACATGGTCCGCGCCATGCGCATCGCCGACGAGCTCGGCCTGAACAAGAAGATGCAAATCGCCGTCCCGAATCTGACGCTGTCGATGGTCGAACTGGCCGGCCCCGACATCATGCGCGGCGTACTCGGCACAGAGCCCTGGACCTGGCGCGTGCCGGAACTCGAAGGCTCTGACCTAGGCAAAGCATTCGTGCGTAACTTCGGTGATCGTTATCAGACCCATCCCTCCAGCTCTGCCGCTTCGGCCTACAGCATCGTCTATCAATGGGCGGATGCCGCCACCCGAGCCAAGAGCATCGGCAGCGAGCAGGTCATCTCCGCACTCGAAAACCACAGTTACAGCCTGCTCAAGGGCCAGCAGCAGTGGCGCGGGTTCGACCACCAAAACGTGCAGACCGTCTATGCGGTTCGGGTGAAACCCCGCGAAGATGTACTCAAGGACCGCTTCAAACAGGACTACTTCGAAATCGTCCATCGGCTATCCGGCGAACAGGCCGCACCTACTTTGGCCGAATGGCAGGAAGAGCGCCGCGTCGGCGGCCAGCCGGCTAGACTACAGTGA
- a CDS encoding enoyl-CoA hydratase: protein MSTAVEPYQAGVFDLTHKLTVEKHGHTALITINHPPANTWDRESLIGLKQVIDHLNRDDDIYALVISGQGEKFFSAGADLKLFADGDRNRAREMARRFGDAFEALRDFRGVSIAAINGFALGGGLECALACDLRIVEQQAQLGLPEASVGLLPCAGGTQALAWLVGEGWAKRMILCGERITAETAVRIGLAEQLVEPGQSRGHALLLASRVARQSPVAVRAIKPLIDGARQRLPNNLAAAEREAFVELFEAEDTLEGVNAFLEKREPRWRNR, encoded by the coding sequence ATGAGCACTGCCGTAGAGCCCTATCAAGCCGGTGTTTTCGACCTGACCCACAAGCTGACTGTGGAAAAGCACGGTCACACTGCGCTCATCACCATCAACCATCCGCCCGCCAATACCTGGGACCGCGAGTCGCTGATCGGCCTCAAGCAGGTCATCGACCACCTAAATCGCGATGACGATATTTACGCGCTGGTAATCAGCGGCCAAGGCGAGAAATTCTTCAGCGCTGGCGCAGACCTTAAGCTGTTCGCCGACGGCGACCGCAATCGCGCCCGCGAGATGGCCAGACGCTTCGGTGACGCATTCGAAGCGCTGCGCGACTTTCGCGGCGTATCCATCGCTGCAATCAACGGCTTTGCCTTGGGCGGAGGCTTGGAGTGCGCATTGGCCTGTGACCTGCGTATCGTCGAGCAGCAGGCCCAACTGGGGCTGCCTGAAGCATCAGTTGGCCTGCTGCCTTGCGCTGGAGGCACCCAGGCCCTGGCTTGGCTGGTTGGCGAAGGCTGGGCCAAACGCATGATTCTCTGCGGCGAACGCATCACCGCAGAAACGGCAGTGCGTATCGGCCTGGCAGAGCAACTGGTGGAGCCGGGCCAGTCACGCGGCCACGCACTACTGCTCGCATCGCGCGTCGCACGACAGAGCCCGGTGGCCGTCAGGGCAATCAAGCCATTGATCGACGGCGCTCGTCAGCGCCTGCCTAACAACCTTGCGGCAGCCGAGCGCGAGGCGTTTGTCGAACTGTTCGAGGCTGAGGACACCCTAGAAGGCGTCAATGCCTTCCTCGAAAAACGCGAACCCCGCTGGCGTAACCGCTAA
- a CDS encoding enoyl-CoA hydratase/isomerase family protein — MKVTFDERPALHGLRIGIATLDAARQLNALSLPMIEALLDHLGHWANDPGVACVLLRGNGAKAFCAGGDVRRLAEACKAEPGAVPALAARFFADEYRLVHLIHRYPKPLICWGHGYVMGGGMGLLQSAAVRIVTPDSRLAMPEVAIGLHTDVGASWFLPRLPGKLGLFVGLTGIQINARDALDTGLADRCLTNEQQPDLIEGLVQINWQEHTASQLHSLLRALGKQAAEKLPEGHLLKRRDRIDDLLDVAELPQAWQALIALHDDPDQFLAQAARGLGNGCPLSAHLAWRQQERGRKQSLPQALQMEYALSLNCCRHPEFAEGVRARLIAKDNQPNWHWPDVHNIPAAVIEAHFEPTWRGAHPLKELT, encoded by the coding sequence ATGAAAGTCACGTTCGACGAGCGCCCGGCACTGCACGGCTTACGGATAGGTATTGCCACCCTGGACGCCGCGCGGCAGCTCAACGCGTTGAGCCTGCCGATGATCGAAGCGTTGCTGGATCACCTTGGTCACTGGGCGAATGACCCCGGCGTCGCCTGCGTGCTATTGCGAGGCAACGGTGCCAAGGCGTTCTGCGCAGGCGGCGACGTTCGCCGGCTGGCCGAGGCCTGCAAAGCAGAGCCTGGTGCAGTACCTGCCCTAGCGGCGCGCTTCTTTGCTGACGAGTACCGCCTCGTTCATCTCATCCACCGCTACCCAAAGCCGCTGATCTGCTGGGGCCACGGCTACGTGATGGGCGGAGGCATGGGGCTGTTACAGAGCGCAGCGGTCCGCATCGTCACGCCGGACAGCCGACTGGCGATGCCGGAAGTCGCCATCGGGCTGCATACCGATGTCGGAGCGAGCTGGTTCCTGCCGCGCCTGCCGGGCAAGCTTGGCCTGTTCGTCGGTCTTACCGGCATCCAGATCAATGCCCGCGACGCGCTGGATACCGGGCTTGCCGACCGTTGCCTGACGAACGAACAACAGCCCGACCTGATCGAAGGGTTGGTGCAGATCAACTGGCAGGAACATACGGCGAGTCAGCTTCACAGCTTGCTGCGAGCCTTGGGCAAGCAGGCTGCCGAGAAGCTACCCGAAGGGCATTTACTCAAAAGACGCGACCGGATAGATGATCTGCTGGATGTCGCCGAGCTGCCTCAGGCATGGCAGGCATTGATTGCTTTGCACGACGATCCTGACCAATTCCTTGCCCAGGCCGCTCGCGGCCTGGGCAACGGTTGCCCGCTGAGTGCTCACCTGGCCTGGCGCCAACAGGAGCGCGGCCGTAAGCAATCATTGCCACAGGCGTTGCAGATGGAATACGCGCTGAGCCTCAACTGCTGCCGTCACCCTGAATTCGCCGAAGGGGTGCGTGCTCGCTTGATAGCAAAGGACAACCAGCCGAACTGGCATTGGCCGGACGTCCACAACATTCCGGCTGCAGTCATCGAGGCGCACTTCGAGCCAACCTGGCGGGGAGCACACCCACTGAAAGAGCTAACCTGA
- the rsxA gene encoding electron transport complex subunit RsxA — MTELALIMVSAILVNNFVLVQFLGLCPFMGVSKKIETAIGLSLATTFVLTLAAMCSYLVQQYVLKPLDLEFLRTISFILVIAVTVQFTEMVVNKTSPLLYRVLGIFLPLITTNCIVLGVALLNANKAEFTFLTATVNGFAAGLGFSLVLVLFAAMRERIAIADVPKSFQGAAIGMVTAGLMSLAFMGFTGLIKL, encoded by the coding sequence ATGACCGAACTCGCCCTGATCATGGTTAGCGCCATCCTGGTCAACAATTTCGTACTGGTGCAGTTCCTCGGTCTGTGCCCGTTCATGGGCGTTTCGAAGAAGATCGAAACTGCCATCGGTCTGTCGCTGGCGACTACCTTCGTGCTGACGCTCGCAGCCATGTGCAGCTACCTGGTCCAGCAGTACGTGCTCAAGCCGCTGGATCTGGAGTTCCTGCGCACCATCAGCTTCATCCTGGTGATTGCCGTGACCGTGCAATTCACCGAAATGGTGGTGAACAAGACCAGTCCACTGCTCTACCGCGTGCTCGGCATATTCCTGCCGCTGATCACCACCAACTGCATCGTCCTCGGCGTGGCGCTGTTGAACGCCAACAAAGCCGAGTTCACCTTCCTGACCGCCACCGTCAACGGCTTTGCCGCGGGGCTTGGCTTCTCATTGGTGCTAGTGCTATTCGCCGCCATGCGTGAGCGGATCGCTATTGCCGACGTGCCGAAGTCATTTCAAGGCGCCGCGATCGGTATGGTCACTGCCGGCCTGATGTCGCTGGCGTTTATGGGCTTCACCGGGCTGATCAAGCTATGA
- the rsxB gene encoding electron transport complex subunit RsxB, translating into MSAVLIAILALLALCLLGGAILGFAAVRFRVQGDPIAEQINALLPQTQCGQCGYPGCKPYAEAIAGGDKINKCPPGGEATIQALADLLDVEAEPLDAEGGEKPQMVAYIREAECIGCTKCIQACPVDAIVGAARQMHTVIISECTGCDLCVEPCPVDCIDMIEVGSNLQSWKWNRPLAPGQLIATDREQAA; encoded by the coding sequence ATGAGCGCGGTCCTCATCGCCATTCTCGCCCTGCTCGCCCTGTGCCTGCTCGGCGGTGCCATTCTCGGCTTCGCCGCAGTGCGCTTCCGCGTTCAAGGCGACCCGATCGCCGAGCAAATCAATGCCCTGTTGCCCCAGACCCAATGCGGGCAGTGCGGCTATCCGGGCTGCAAGCCCTACGCCGAAGCGATTGCCGGCGGCGACAAGATCAACAAGTGCCCACCGGGTGGCGAAGCGACCATCCAGGCCCTGGCCGACCTGCTCGATGTCGAGGCGGAGCCACTTGATGCCGAAGGTGGCGAGAAGCCACAAATGGTCGCCTACATCCGCGAAGCCGAGTGCATCGGCTGCACCAAGTGCATCCAGGCCTGCCCGGTCGATGCCATCGTCGGCGCCGCGCGACAGATGCACACCGTCATCATTTCCGAATGCACCGGTTGCGATCTGTGTGTCGAGCCCTGTCCGGTCGATTGCATCGACATGATTGAGGTCGGTAGCAACCTGCAGAGTTGGAAGTGGAATCGGCCGCTGGCGCCCGGCCAGCTGATCGCAACTGATCGGGAGCAGGCCGCATGA
- the rsxC gene encoding electron transport complex subunit RsxC — MTSLKIWDIHGGIHPPEHKEVSNRTPIQPAPLPKRLVLPLAQHLGAPAEPCVTLGERVLKGQQIANASGFVSAPLHAPTSGVVSFIGPQPFPHVSGMLANAIVIDSDGEDSWVELHPQPNYRDLERSALLELIRQAGISGLGGAGFPTAVKLSPPPTQTIRTLIINGTECEPYITADDLLMREKATELVAGIEILAHLIQPQEVLIGIEDNKPEAIAAVRAAIGERPFVLKVFPTKYPSGGEKQLIQILTGEEVPSGGLPADIGMLCQNVGTCVAVHDAVLLGKPLISRVTTLTGEALARPMNVEVLIGTPVDELLAFAGLKQNRLNRLIMGGPMMGFTLPSLEVPVVKTTNCLLASTLEELPPPPPALPCIRCGECAEACPVSLLPQQLHFFALGQEHEQLKAHHLFDCIECGACAYVCPSSIPLVQYYRAAKGEIRELEQKHQKAEHSKQRFELRQERLRRAEELKETERKARAERAARAKAAQSEAGPTTVKADAAATTQPQKAGLSETQKKLKIEASMAQVALKKAEKQLATHDTAELQAQVLDLRKAAEAAQQALDAAMQAEAAPATAKPADDEALKKAKIEAAMLKAQIRKLEKLGAPDDEQQAELARLRQQLNEAEQALATAHSAAPAAKPADDEALKKAKIEAAMLKAQIRKLEKIETPDDEQQAELARLRQQLNEAEQALATAQSAAPVAKPADDEALKKAKIEAAMLKAQIRKLEKIETPDDEQQAELARLRQQLHEAEQALATAQNVAPTSAAQPANDDALKKAKIEAAMLKAQIRKLEKIETPDDEQQAELARLRQQLHEAEQALATAQNVAPTSAAQPANDDALKKAKIELAMKRAELKKAEKAGAEEAELGRLRDALSAAEQALHAAENASQKPAPELVRTSKPGIDDRQRALKTELAFARADLRKLERDESAEPAAMDAARARLSEAERLMAEYQGS, encoded by the coding sequence ATGACTTCGTTGAAGATCTGGGACATCCACGGCGGCATTCATCCGCCAGAGCACAAGGAAGTCTCGAACCGCACGCCGATCCAACCGGCACCGCTGCCCAAACGCCTCGTCCTGCCATTGGCCCAGCATTTGGGCGCCCCGGCGGAGCCGTGTGTGACTCTCGGCGAACGGGTGCTCAAGGGTCAGCAGATCGCGAATGCCAGTGGCTTCGTCAGCGCACCACTGCACGCGCCTACGTCAGGGGTGGTCAGCTTCATCGGCCCGCAGCCCTTTCCCCACGTATCGGGCATGCTCGCCAATGCGATCGTCATCGACAGCGACGGCGAAGACAGCTGGGTCGAACTGCATCCGCAGCCGAATTACCGAGATCTCGAGCGCAGCGCATTGCTGGAGCTGATTCGTCAGGCCGGCATCAGCGGCCTTGGCGGCGCGGGCTTCCCCACCGCGGTTAAGCTCAGCCCACCGCCGACCCAGACGATCCGCACACTGATCATCAACGGCACCGAGTGCGAGCCCTACATCACCGCCGACGACCTGTTGATGCGTGAGAAGGCCACCGAGTTGGTGGCGGGCATCGAAATTCTTGCGCACCTCATCCAGCCGCAGGAAGTGCTGATCGGCATCGAGGACAACAAGCCCGAAGCGATTGCCGCCGTACGCGCCGCCATTGGCGAGCGGCCGTTCGTGCTGAAGGTATTCCCAACCAAGTATCCGTCCGGCGGCGAAAAGCAGCTGATCCAGATTCTAACCGGTGAAGAAGTGCCCAGCGGCGGCCTGCCGGCGGACATCGGCATGCTCTGCCAGAACGTCGGCACCTGCGTCGCCGTCCATGATGCTGTGCTGCTCGGCAAGCCGCTCATCTCGCGCGTCACCACCCTCACCGGCGAAGCGCTGGCGCGCCCGATGAACGTCGAGGTGTTGATCGGCACACCGGTAGATGAGTTGCTGGCCTTCGCCGGTCTCAAGCAGAACAGGCTCAACCGCCTGATCATGGGTGGCCCGATGATGGGCTTCACGCTGCCCTCCCTTGAGGTACCGGTGGTCAAGACCACCAACTGTCTGCTGGCCAGCACCCTTGAGGAACTGCCGCCGCCACCGCCGGCGCTGCCTTGCATCCGCTGCGGTGAGTGCGCCGAAGCCTGTCCGGTCAGCCTGCTGCCACAGCAATTGCACTTCTTCGCCCTCGGTCAGGAGCACGAGCAGCTAAAGGCTCATCATCTGTTCGACTGCATCGAATGTGGCGCCTGCGCCTACGTCTGCCCGTCCAGTATCCCGTTGGTGCAGTACTACCGTGCCGCCAAAGGCGAGATTCGCGAACTCGAGCAGAAACACCAGAAAGCCGAACATTCCAAACAACGTTTCGAGCTGCGCCAGGAACGCCTGCGCAGAGCCGAAGAACTGAAGGAAACCGAGCGCAAGGCCCGCGCCGAACGCGCCGCCCGTGCAAAGGCCGCGCAAAGCGAGGCAGGACCTACCACCGTCAAAGCTGATGCGGCCGCCACGACGCAGCCGCAAAAAGCGGGCCTTTCCGAAACGCAGAAGAAACTGAAGATCGAAGCCAGCATGGCCCAGGTCGCCTTGAAGAAGGCCGAAAAGCAGCTCGCCACGCACGACACCGCCGAGCTGCAAGCCCAGGTCCTCGATCTGCGCAAAGCAGCCGAGGCGGCGCAGCAGGCGCTGGATGCCGCCATGCAGGCAGAAGCTGCGCCAGCGACCGCCAAACCAGCCGATGACGAAGCGCTGAAAAAGGCCAAGATCGAAGCTGCCATGCTCAAGGCGCAGATTCGCAAATTGGAAAAGCTCGGGGCGCCGGACGACGAGCAGCAGGCCGAACTCGCCCGTCTGCGCCAGCAGCTAAATGAGGCCGAACAGGCACTGGCTACCGCGCACAGCGCCGCGCCTGCCGCCAAGCCAGCCGATGACGAAGCCCTGAAGAAAGCCAAGATCGAAGCCGCCATGCTCAAGGCGCAGATTCGCAAATTGGAAAAGATCGAGACACCGGATGACGAGCAGCAGGCCGAACTCGCCCGTCTGCGCCAGCAGCTAAATGAGGCCGAACAAGCACTGGCTACCGCGCAGAGCGCCGCGCCTGTCGCCAAGCCAGCCGATGACGAAGCCCTGAAAAAAGCCAAGATCGAAGCCGCCATGCTCAAGGCGCAGATTCGCAAATTGGAAAAGATCGAGACGCCGGACGACGAGCAGCAAGCCGAACTCGCCCGTCTGCGCCAGCAGCTGCATGAGGCCGAACAGGCACTGGCTACTGCGCAGAACGTAGCGCCTACGTCCGCCGCCCAGCCAGCCAATGACGACGCACTGAAGAAAGCCAAGATCGAAGCCGCCATGCTCAAGGCGCAGATTCGCAAATTGGAAAAGATCGAGACACCGGACGACGAGCAGCAAGCCGAACTCGCCCGTCTGCGCCAGCAGCTGCATGAGGCCGAACAGGCACTGGCTACTGCGCAGAACGTAGCGCCTACGTCCGCCGCCCAGCCAGCCAATGACGACGCACTGAAGAAAGCCAAGATCGAACTGGCGATGAAGCGCGCCGAACTGAAGAAAGCCGAGAAAGCTGGCGCCGAGGAGGCTGAACTTGGCCGCCTCCGCGATGCCCTGAGTGCGGCCGAACAAGCCCTGCACGCCGCCGAAAACGCGTCGCAAAAGCCTGCGCCTGAACTGGTGCGGACTAGCAAGCCGGGGATTGATGACCGCCAGCGAGCACTCAAGACTGAGCTCGCCTTTGCCCGCGCCGATCTGCGCAAACTTGAGCGCGACGAAAGCGCGGAGCCAGCGGCAATGGACGCCGCCCGCGCACGATTGAGCGAGGCGGAACGCCTGATGGCGGAATATCAGGGCTCATGA
- a CDS encoding RnfABCDGE type electron transport complex subunit D, producing MALPRITSPHAKGPSRTQRVMLLVLAATLPGVVVLTWLYGAGTLINLAWACAAALGFEAAILKLRQRPVGFFLRDGSVLVTAVLLALALPPYSPWWLTLIATGCAVVFGKQLYGGLGQNPFNPAMIGYVVVLISFPVEMTTWPVPHSVGLSAGLQHILGIASLPDGWTQATALDALKVNNSLTIDELWSNPAFGHFGGIGSEVVNLAFLAGGLFLLHKRLFSWHAPVGMLGALLLMSLVFWNGSGSDSNGSPLFHLLSGATMLGAFFIVTDPVSSATSPRGRLIFGAGVGILVYVIRAWGGYPDGVAFGVLLMNLAAPTIDYYTRPRTYGHRKAERGFKLGE from the coding sequence ATGGCCCTGCCCCGCATCACCTCGCCCCATGCCAAGGGCCCCAGCCGCACACAGCGCGTTATGCTGCTAGTGCTCGCGGCCACCCTGCCTGGGGTGGTTGTGCTGACCTGGCTTTACGGCGCCGGTACGCTGATCAACCTGGCGTGGGCCTGCGCAGCCGCACTCGGTTTCGAAGCAGCGATTCTGAAGCTGCGCCAGCGCCCGGTAGGCTTCTTTCTCCGCGATGGTAGCGTTCTGGTAACCGCGGTTTTGCTGGCCCTCGCGCTGCCGCCCTACTCACCCTGGTGGCTGACACTGATCGCCACCGGCTGTGCTGTCGTTTTCGGCAAACAGCTTTATGGGGGACTCGGCCAGAACCCCTTCAACCCGGCGATGATTGGCTACGTAGTAGTGCTGATCTCCTTCCCAGTCGAAATGACTACATGGCCCGTACCGCACAGCGTCGGGCTGAGTGCCGGCCTGCAGCACATCCTCGGTATTGCCTCGCTGCCCGATGGCTGGACCCAGGCGACGGCGCTCGACGCCCTGAAAGTGAACAACAGCCTGACCATCGACGAACTGTGGAGTAACCCGGCGTTCGGTCACTTCGGCGGCATCGGTTCGGAAGTCGTGAACCTGGCGTTTCTGGCTGGCGGCCTGTTCCTGTTGCACAAACGGCTGTTCAGCTGGCACGCACCGGTCGGTATGCTCGGCGCCCTGCTGTTGATGAGTCTGGTGTTCTGGAACGGTTCGGGCTCCGATAGCAACGGCTCGCCGCTGTTCCACCTGCTCAGTGGCGCGACCATGCTCGGTGCGTTCTTCATCGTGACCGATCCGGTCAGCAGCGCCACCAGCCCGCGTGGACGCCTTATTTTCGGCGCTGGCGTCGGCATTCTGGTGTACGTCATCCGCGCCTGGGGCGGCTATCCGGACGGCGTCGCCTTCGGCGTCCTGCTGATGAACCTGGCAGCACCCACCATCGATTACTACACCCGCCCGCGCACCTACGGCCACCGCAAGGCCGAGCGCGGCTTCAAGCTGGGCGAATGA
- the rsxG gene encoding electron transport complex subunit RsxG has translation MMLPEISRSMLKNAAVLGLFAIVTVGAVTLLQQGTAERIQAAERAAQVRALGEILPAGSYDNHLLDNSVLIQDHLLGNRSPLPAYVAIKDGRPAAVILQAIAPDGYSGAIHLLVGIHVDGRVAGVRVIGHRETPGLGDKIELAKSPWIRSFDGRSLDNPQDSGWAVKKDRGEFDQFAGATITPRAVVGAVHRALQYFDAHKAELLATDGDSGAAATGDALEGRSEPAEATVHSRAGSAATRDELHTTEPDAEPQGEQP, from the coding sequence ATGATGCTTCCGGAAATCAGCCGTTCAATGCTGAAGAACGCCGCGGTGCTGGGCCTTTTCGCAATCGTCACGGTCGGCGCGGTGACGCTGCTTCAGCAGGGCACCGCCGAACGCATTCAGGCCGCCGAGCGCGCTGCGCAAGTACGCGCGCTTGGCGAGATTCTGCCGGCTGGCAGCTACGACAATCACCTGCTCGATAACAGTGTGCTGATTCAGGACCACCTGCTCGGCAATAGGAGCCCGCTGCCTGCTTATGTCGCGATCAAGGATGGCCGGCCGGCCGCCGTGATCCTCCAGGCCATCGCCCCGGATGGCTACAGCGGCGCCATCCATCTACTGGTGGGCATTCATGTCGATGGCCGCGTCGCCGGCGTCCGTGTCATCGGCCACCGGGAAACTCCCGGCCTGGGTGACAAGATTGAGCTAGCCAAGAGCCCATGGATTCGCAGCTTCGATGGCCGCTCTCTGGATAACCCACAGGATTCGGGCTGGGCGGTAAAGAAGGATCGTGGCGAGTTCGACCAATTCGCGGGGGCCACCATTACCCCGCGTGCAGTCGTCGGCGCTGTGCATCGCGCCCTGCAGTACTTCGATGCGCACAAGGCCGAGCTGCTGGCAACCGACGGTGACTCAGGCGCAGCCGCGACTGGCGATGCTCTGGAAGGCCGCAGCGAGCCAGCCGAGGCGACTGTCCACTCCCGTGCCGGCAGCGCCGCTACCCGCGACGAACTGCATACCACCGAGCCTGATGCCGAGCCGCAAGGGGAACAGCCATGA
- a CDS encoding electron transport complex subunit E — translation MSAPSYRELTVNGLWKNNPALVQLLGLCPLLGVSNSAVNALGLGLATMLVLTCSNIGVSLVRGVVNTAVRLPAFVMIIAALTTCIELLMQAFTYELYQILGIFIPLITTNCVILGRADGFAAKHNPLIAGFDGLVMGVGFCLVLVVLGGLRELFGTGALFANMHLLFGPTANNWQITLFSDYKGFLLAILPPGAFIVLGLLIALKNRIDQQLAERARAAQPVAPAASRRVRVTGVIE, via the coding sequence ATGAGTGCACCCAGCTACCGTGAACTGACCGTCAACGGTCTGTGGAAGAACAACCCGGCACTGGTGCAGCTGCTCGGGCTCTGTCCGCTGCTCGGCGTCAGCAACTCGGCCGTCAATGCGCTCGGGCTTGGCCTGGCGACCATGCTGGTACTGACCTGTTCGAACATCGGTGTATCGCTGGTGCGCGGGGTGGTCAATACCGCGGTGCGTCTGCCGGCCTTCGTGATGATCATCGCCGCCCTGACCACCTGCATCGAGCTGTTGATGCAGGCCTTCACCTACGAGCTGTACCAGATTCTCGGCATCTTCATCCCGTTGATCACGACTAACTGCGTCATCCTTGGACGCGCTGACGGTTTCGCAGCCAAACATAATCCGCTCATTGCGGGCTTCGACGGCCTGGTCATGGGCGTAGGCTTCTGCCTCGTGCTGGTAGTGCTCGGCGGCTTGCGCGAACTGTTCGGCACCGGCGCCCTGTTCGCCAATATGCACTTGCTGTTCGGCCCCACCGCCAATAACTGGCAGATCACCCTGTTCAGCGACTACAAGGGCTTTCTACTGGCCATTCTGCCGCCTGGCGCATTCATCGTGCTCGGGCTGCTGATCGCCCTGAAGAATCGTATCGACCAACAGCTCGCAGAGCGCGCCCGCGCAGCGCAACCCGTCGCTCCGGCCGCCAGCCGCCGCGTACGCGTCACTGGCGTGATCGAGTGA